A section of the Tachysurus fulvidraco isolate hzauxx_2018 chromosome 7, HZAU_PFXX_2.0, whole genome shotgun sequence genome encodes:
- the LOC125145182 gene encoding uncharacterized protein LOC125145182 translates to MRREHAASVSNSVYTVGGPDTCYQPAPPDHAVQGEELSLVALIDSGAAGNFTSDEFAKAKAIPMTRCASPLAVEAIDGRPLGKGRIQFTTEDVELQVGLSQIETIRFLEMTSPHHPLILGLPWLQLHDPVISWREHQIISWDKTCTQHCSRSVFQSFINEVFRDMVDRWVIVHIDDILIHSETLEEHIQHVRMVLKRLIQHRLYAKAEKCQSSSQFYAAQGEDAMIHEEENLKLINQAVEDSHAVNEVKNQLKALMETPEARGEHANSAHTRRRRESNPDPGGVRRTCYPLSHRAPQIKELLQLNIIKPSTSPWASPVVVVDKKDGGSRLCVDYRGLNAKTHLDAYPMPQITDILDSLQGAKVFSTLDLKSGYWQVEMDPASMEKTAFITASELYEFFCLPFGLKNAAASFQRLMEQVLREHKNKCCMVYIDDIIVYSPDIQTHLHHLKQVFCSLHKAGLTLNLKKCKFICFSLDYLGHTITADGVKVNSDKVEHTNQNIPNSQVLKRSTEISWSGSLVPSVYSCFLH, encoded by the exons ATGAGGAGAGAGCACGCCGCGTCCGTCAGCAACTCTGTCTATACTGTGGGAGGTCCGGACACCTGCTACCAGCCTGCCCCACCAGACCACGCA GTCCAGGGGGAGGAGTTGAGTCTGGTGGCACTCATTGACTCTGGCGCTGCAGGAAATTTCACCTCGGATGAGTTCGCTAAGGCTAAGGCCATCCCTATGACCAGGTGCGCCTCACCCTTGGCCGTGGAGGCGATAGACGGGCGACCGCTTGGAAAGGGAAGAATCCAGTTCACCACTGAAGACGTCGAGCTGCAAGTGGGCCTGTCTCAAATTGAAACCATTCGCTTCCTCGAGATGACATCTCCACATCACCCACTGATTTTGGGCCTGCCGTGGCTGCAGCTCCATGACCCTGTCATCTCCTGGAGAGAGCATCAGATTATTTCCTGGGACAAAACCTGCACCCAGCATTGCAGTCGATCAGTATTCCAATCGTTCATCAATGAGGTGTTCCGGGACATGGTGGATCGCTGGGTGATCGTGCATATTGACGACATCCTCATTCATTCTGAAACATTGGAAGAACACATACAGCATGTACGAATGGTACTTAAGCGGCTAATCCAACATCGCCTGTATGCTAAAGCAGAGAAGTGCCAgagttcatcccag TTTTATGCTGCACAAGGAGAAGACGCGATGATTCACGAGGAGGAGAATTTGAAGCTGATCAACCAAGCAGTGGAAGACTCACATGCGGTGAATGAGGTAAAGAATCAGTTGAAAGCTCTCAT ggaaacccccgaggcacggggagaacatgcaaactccgcacacacaaggcggaggcgggaatcgaaccccgaccctggaggtgtgaggcgaacgtgctacccactaagccaccgtgccccccagattAAGGAGTTACTTCAGCTAAATATCATTAAACCTTCTACGTCTCCGTGGGCTTCACCAGTGGTGGTCGTAGATAAAAAAGATGGAGGATCCCGGTTATGCGTTGATTACCGTGGTCTTAATGCAAAAACCCACCTCGACGCATATCCAATGCCTCAGATCACAGATATTCTCGATTCTCTCCAAGGAGCCAAGGTGTTCAGCACATTGGACTTAAAGAGTGGATACTGGCAAGTTGAAATGGATCCTGCAAGTATGGAAAAGACCGCCTTCATTACTGCTTCAGAGCTATATGAATTCTTTTGCCTTCCATTTGGCCTGAAAAACGCTGCAGCATCTTTCCAACGACTAATGGAACAAGTTCTCAGAGAGCATAAGAACAAATGTTGCATGGTCTATATCGATGATATTATTGTCTACTCTCCTGACATCCAAACGCACCTGCACCATCTTAAACAAGTGTTTTGTAGTCTGCACAAGGCCGGACTCACTCTGAACCTCAAGAAGTGTAAGTTTATCTGTTTTTCACTTGACTACTTAGGCCATACCATCACAGCAGATGGAGTCAAGGTGAATTCAGACAAAGTGGAACATACAAATCAGAACATACCCAACTCCCAAGTCCTTAAAAGAAGTACAGAGATTTCTTGGTCTGGCAGCTTGGTACCATCGGTTTATTCCTGTTTTCTCCACTAA